A genomic segment from Drosophila willistoni isolate 14030-0811.24 chromosome 2L unlocalized genomic scaffold, UCI_dwil_1.1 Seg168, whole genome shotgun sequence encodes:
- the LOC6652122 gene encoding FAS-associated factor 1 has translation MSAENKEETLASFQAITGIDDVGEAFSHLEAVNWNLMDALSRVMPHDDTPLSNPIHRKEPRTTDQNQDLNTNGFTAPNYDEMPGPSSLVNSGALTANAGVFSEVIHLQNTNQQGFPTSHMLAELTSSINLDPSRQSNNQNTIIFNIHFNQQMYDLRLPINATIEQLKRKIFDVTQVPQCRQALRGWPPSKASDAQLPETQICNLDLAPENELILVDITNDGFMDTEQDDISQRMDKMFTIKILCDLIPMDPLHLTGRTTIHELKTNVYYITNIPVRHQEWSGWPSRCENDTTLAQSGIEMSHTFVLRSSANRLPNNTSVLNSSEPVTVDSGSSADEFEDATDFNNAEYIFSDSPPSQPITRHLIPNNTDNEIQGSTQFVENYKQRYGEPHADFFVGSLEDALRLACHKPAKQRKMLAIYLHHGESILTNVFCDHLMKHESIIQTFRENFVLFGWDMTYESNKDMFLSSLTACISSNASLTARNIKLDKMPAIMLVGKTRQLGRHCEVLSVIHGNLGLDELLIRVMATCEMYEEQLQVEIRDDIERAARDQVKAEQDQAYEATLQADMAKDAAKRQKEAAQAAESKRIESERAEEDARRETIRFAAEQSLPQEPSQLETSNISKVRVRKPTGHYLERRFYTQDTLQDLLNFVTANGFLIEEYKIFSGWPRRDLTSIDSSQTLEALKLYPQETVILEER, from the exons atgtCAGCAGAGAATAAAGAAGAAACCTTGGCTAGTTTCCAG GCTATCACTGGCATAGATGACGTTGGAGAAGCTTTTTCTCATCTAGAGGCTGTCAATTGGAATCTTATG GACGCTTTAAGCCGTGTAATGCCACACGATGACACTCCGCTATCTAATCCTATCCATCGGAAAGAGCCAAGAACCACAGATCAAAACCAAGACTTAAATACAAATGGATTCACGGCTCCAAATTATGATGAAATGCCTGGGCCATCTTCACTTGTTAATAGTGGAGCTTTGACGGCTAATGCGGGAGTCTTCTCTGAAGTAATTCATCTTCAAAATACGAATCAACAAGGATTTCCCA CTTCACACATGCTGGCCGAGTTAACATCAAGTATTAACTTAGATCCATCTAGGCAATCCAACAACCAGAATACCATAATTTTTAACATACACTTTAATCAGCAGATGTATGACTTACGTTTGCCCATAAATGCAACCATAG AGCAACTGAAACGCAAAATTTTCGATGTAACGCAAGTTCCACAATGCCGTCAGGCTTTAAGGGGTTGGCCTCCATCAAAAGCCAGTGATGCGCAGTTGCCGGAAACGCAAATTTGTAATCTAGACTTAGCTCCCGAAaatgaactgattttagtaGATATAACAAATGATGGGTTTATGGATACTGAACA AGATGATATTTCTCAACGGATGGACAAAATGTTTACTATTAAAATCTTATGTGATTTAATTCCAATGGATCCCCTACACCTAACTGGCCGCACTACAATTCATGAGCTGAAAACCAATGTCTATTATATAACAAATATTCCCGTTAGGCATCAGGAATGGTCTGGCTGGCCCAGCCGTTGTGAAAATGACACTACACTAGCG CAATCAGGAATTGAAATGTCTCATACCTTTGTGCTGCGGAGTAGTGCAAATCGTCTGCCAAATAATACAAGTGTTCTCAATAGCAG TGAACCGGTAACTGTGGATAGTGGAAGTTCCGCGGATGAATTTGAGGATGCCACTGATTTTAATAACGCTGAATATATATTCTCTGACTCTCCACCTTCGCAACCAATAACTAGGCATTTAA TTCCCAATAATACTGACAACGAAATACAGGGCTCTACACAGTTCGTCGAGAATTATAAGCAGCGTTATGGCGAGCCCCATGCAGATTTCTTTGTTGGCAGCTTAGAGGATGCCTTGCGTTTAGCCTGCCACAAGCCAGCTAAACAGCGGAAAATGTTAGCCATTTATTTGCATCATGGTGAAAGTATTCTGACAAATGTATTCTGTGATCATTTGATGAAACATGAGAGCATTATTCAAACATTCAGGGAAAATTTTGTTCTGTTTGGCTGGGATATGACGTATGAGAGCAACAAAGATAT GTTTCTTTCTTCACTAACGGCATGCATAAGTAGCAACGCCTCATTGACGGCTCGAAATATTAAACTCGATAAAATGCCTGCCATAATGCTGGTGGGAAAAACCCGCCAGTTGGGTCGCCATTGCGAAGTACTATCTGTGATTCATG gTAATCTTGGCTTAGATGAACTGTTAATTCGTGTTATGGCCACTTGCGAGATGTACGAAGAGCAATTGCAAGTTGAAATTCGCGATGACATCGAACGAGCAGCACGAGATCAGGTCAAAGCCGAACAAGATCAAGCTTATGAGGCCACCTTACAGGCCGATATGGCCAAAGACGCAGCTAAGCGACAAAAAGAGGCAGCACAGGCAGCAGAAAGTAAACGCATTGAATCAGAAAGGGCTGAGGAAGACGCTCGACGCGAAACCATTCGGTTTGCA GCGGAACAATCTTTACCTCAAGAGCCTTCACAACTTGAAACATCAAATATATCCAAAGTACGTGTTCGAAAACCCACTGGCCATTATCTGGAACGTCGTTTTTATACACAAGACACTTTACag GATCTGCTTAATTTTGTCACTGCCAATGGTTTCCTTATTGAGGAGTATAAGATATTTAGTGGCTGGCCCCGTCGTGATTTAACCTCGATTGACTCCAGTCAAACGCTCGAAGCCCTCAAACTATATCCACAGGAAACTGTTATACTAGAAGAACGAtga
- the LOC6652121 gene encoding translocon-associated protein subunit delta → MFAQFFAIYLVAVLACQASRAYASCEATVKSFSSHDATILTQLGYIAEFSIECNPKSELSLFAELPSGKVVPVAKIRDNKYQVSWVEELSTARGGNIELRLFDEDGYTYLRKAIRNGDKVSSVKSLLDITVSIKNAYKGPWVKAELLAAFLVGGMAYFAVTNKSKVQA, encoded by the exons ATGTTTGCTCAGTTTTTTGCTATCTATTTGGTTGCCGTGCTAGCGTGTCAAGCTTCACGTGCATATGCCAGTTGCGAAGCCACAGTCAAGTCTTTTTCATCTCACGATGCTACAATTCTGACTCAGTTGGGCTATATTGCTGAGTTCTCAATAGAATGCAACCCAAAGTCGGAGCTCAGCCTGTTTGCTGAACTCCCAAGTGGCAAAGTTGTACCTGTGGCTAAAATAAGAGACAACAAATACCAG GTGAGCTGGGTGGAGGAACTTAGTACAGCCAGAGGTGGTAACATCGAGCTACGACTTTTCGATGAAGATGGTTATACATATTTGCGTAAAGCGATTCGTAATGGCGACAAGGTGTCTTCTGTGAAATCGCTGCTAGACATTACAGTCTCTATAAAGAATGCTTACAAAGGACCCTGGGTCAAGGCTGAACTTTTAGCTGCCTTCTTAGTCGGCGGCATGGCTTATTTTGCCGTCAcaaataaaagcaaagtgcAAGCCTAA